One Candidatus Binataceae bacterium genomic window carries:
- a CDS encoding acyl-CoA dehydrogenase family protein — MIDFELEPQVLKRLQMYHMVAENMMRPISREYDEKEHEKPWQFYETMWQAQALADVGAPTKSDEKDSGPKLRNLYTVLSTEELCWGDAGLFLSTPNSGLGGAAVMAAGTPQQKARFLKRFSEGKPKWGAMAITEPHFGSDSAAVKTTAVRDGDNWVINGTKIFCTGGEMAAEKSEGFVVVWATVDATAGRAGIKPFVVDHNTPGMSVIRVEDKMGIRASDTAAIVFDNCKIPLDHILGSAEVKREGGFKDVMATFDATRPIVAAMAIGVGRAALDFVRDFLKEQKVEIRYGISQRRLTALERDFMEMEVQLKAARLLTWRAAWMLDTGKRNNLEASMAKAKAGLVVTQITQKAVELLGPLGYSRQYLLEKWMRDAKINDIFEGTQQINMIIVARRILGYGSKELN, encoded by the coding sequence ATGATCGATTTCGAACTCGAACCGCAGGTCCTGAAGCGCTTGCAGATGTATCACATGGTCGCCGAGAACATGATGCGGCCGATCTCGCGCGAGTACGACGAAAAGGAACACGAAAAGCCCTGGCAATTTTACGAAACGATGTGGCAGGCGCAGGCGCTCGCCGATGTCGGCGCGCCGACCAAGTCGGACGAGAAAGATTCGGGGCCCAAGCTGCGCAACCTCTATACCGTGCTCAGCACCGAGGAACTGTGCTGGGGTGATGCGGGCTTATTCCTCTCCACGCCCAACTCGGGACTCGGCGGCGCGGCGGTGATGGCGGCGGGAACACCGCAGCAGAAGGCGCGTTTCCTGAAGCGCTTCTCCGAGGGCAAGCCCAAGTGGGGTGCGATGGCGATCACGGAGCCGCACTTCGGTTCCGATTCGGCCGCGGTCAAAACCACGGCCGTCCGCGACGGCGATAACTGGGTGATTAACGGCACCAAGATTTTCTGCACCGGCGGCGAGATGGCAGCAGAAAAATCCGAAGGCTTCGTCGTAGTGTGGGCGACCGTCGATGCGACCGCGGGCCGCGCCGGAATCAAGCCGTTCGTCGTCGATCACAACACGCCCGGGATGTCGGTGATTCGCGTCGAGGACAAGATGGGCATCCGGGCCTCGGACACGGCGGCGATCGTGTTCGACAATTGCAAAATTCCGCTCGATCACATCCTCGGCAGCGCCGAAGTGAAGCGCGAGGGCGGCTTCAAGGACGTGATGGCGACCTTCGACGCGACGCGCCCGATCGTGGCCGCGATGGCGATCGGAGTGGGGCGCGCCGCGCTCGATTTCGTCCGCGATTTCCTGAAAGAGCAGAAGGTCGAGATACGCTACGGCATCTCACAGCGCCGGCTCACCGCGCTCGAGCGCGATTTCATGGAAATGGAAGTGCAGCTCAAAGCCGCCCGCCTGCTGACCTGGCGCGCCGCCTGGATGCTCGATACCGGCAAGCGCAACAACCTCGAAGCCTCGATGGCAAAAGCCAAGGCCGGCCTCGTCGTGACGCAAATCACACAGAAAGCTGTCGAGCTTTTAGGCCCCCTCGGCTACTCGCGCCAGTACCTGCTCGAGAAATGGATGCGCGATGCCAAGATCAACGACATCTTCGAAGGCACCCAGCAGATCAACATGATAATCGTAGCCCGCCGAATCCTCGGCTACGGCAGCAAGGAATTGAACTAA